TCATaaacaccaattaaaaaaaataaactccAATCCATAAACCAAAGAAACTTtctaaaataaatacttaataaatttccAATGTAGGCCCGAACCCCTATGACCATTAAATCCTTGACATGTATGCCCTCGGTCAAAGCTCTCCCACTAATTGCGTTACAACCActtttttgcctttacctgcagcatAGAGttcccatgagccaaagcccagcaagaagagctgtgtaggacacaaccccataaCTTTAACTGGAAATTtatgtcaataaaactaacaataatataacataaatcataactcATGAAAAGACGTAGTCACATTAGAGTTGGACAAGTATCGTATAACATAAGCATGCAATTTttaacatatcataagcatgcattttcgtagcgtagacatgcattttaaaCGTAAGCATGCCAAACAGTtatcacatacacatacacaacaCATAACCATAATTTCATATAAGCtcattaaacataaacattcaTTAGCACAAATCATgcattaacataaacatatcacataAAATAATTTCTACCATAGAGTACGTCAAGCGTACACCCTGCGtgtaggtgtccactcttcttacctgaaTTTTAGTAATTCATTTGATAAACAACCCATGTGTGATTCTGTTCAAGCGTCTCTAGCGAAACCTAAACAAAACCGATCAAAATCGATTAATACCAATATTAGTTCATGATTCTGACTCCAAAGTAATAACATCTAAACTTGTCTTAGGTTCTAGGACTGTAGATATTTTCACAAGAtttccaaccatataaagaaTGTCCAAATCCGACATCGGGGTCAAAAGTTATGGTCAAAATACGaaacccaaaaattataatagaaAAATGTATTTGAGCCGCGGCGCTCCGAAGTCAGAGAGCAAATTTTAGCCTAAAAGAGACGCATTTGTGCTGCGGTGCTCATCCACTTGAGCTGCAACGCTACTgcgaaaaaacccagaaatctcagCGATTTTTCAACCATTTCGACCCCAAACATCCCAAAATACGAGGGGACTCAAAACCTTACCCCAAAACagctatcctaacatgtttctaacccttaAAACCTAGATATTTACATCTCTAAACTTATATTAAACATCCGTCAATCTAGAAACAATAAAGCAGCCTTAGATCTTCAAAAACTCAGATTGACAAAACCTTAAATAGTAAAGGTTTGAACACTTACAGATGAAAATCCAACCACCAAAACCTTACATCCTTGACATCTATGGAATCTCCTATCCTTTCAATAACCCAGACTGTTGATATCCTTCAACCTCAAGTCTTCACAAACTCAGATCAAGAACGAGAGATTGTTCTTGGTATGCTCCCCTTTAGCTTATCGTAAAACTAATGTCTGAATAAAAATACGACATCTGAACCTTTTTCACTTTTTACCTAATTAATCTCACTTAATTCATGTGAAAACCAAATGTCCTTTCTATCCCCAGCCTCAAATTTATTCTTAATAATCACTTAAGACCCTTATtgtaatttccatccaaaactaaTAGCTTCAACTTTTAATTATTACACTTTCTATCATATAACTAATAATTCTACTTGAACCCCAAATATACAACTTCTATTACACCTTGGCCGCTAACACTTGAAGAAACTAACGTGTGAGTGGATTTCTTAACAGAACACATAAatgaacatacatcataaatcatgcatatcattattcatataattaaacacagaatgtcatacaatttaccataatacccttactagtAAAAGCGGATATTACAACTGTCCCCTCCTAAAAagaaatttcgtcatcgaaatttacctgaacaattctGGGTATTGTTCCCTCATATCGGTTTCCAAGTCCCACGTTGCGTCTTGGGTAGAACCGTTTTTCCAAAGAACCTTGACTAACCTGATCGTCTTATTTCTTAATGCTTTTTCCTTCTTATCAAGAATCTTTACTGGCTTTTCTTCATATGATAGGTCTGGTTGCATATCTAATGCCTCATAACTAAGAATGTAAGACGGGTCTAaaacatacttgcgtaacatggacacatgaaaaatgTTGTGCACTCCTGAAAAAGCTAAAGGCATGGATAACCTATAAGAAACTTCCCCAATTCTCTCTAAAAtttcaaatggtccaacaaatcGAGGACTTAACATTCCTTTCTTGCCAAATCTCTTAATTCCTTTCATAGGCAAAACACCTAGAAATACATGATGTCCTACTTGGAACTCAATGTGCCTGCGCTTAGGATCaacataactcttttgtcgatcCCGTGAGGCGATCATGTACTCTTATTTTGGCAATAGCTTCATTTTTTTCTCGTACTATCTCCTGGCCAAAATACGTACTTTTGccagtctcatcccaatgaattggaAATCTACATTTTCTTCCGTAGAGCATCTAGTACGGTGCTACTCCAATAGTCGCctaataactattattgtacgagaactctaTTAATGGCaggtacttgctccatgatccaccaaaataacacgcatgccctaagcatgtcttccagaatcTGTAATGTTCTTTCTGTCTAGCCATTCGTTTGGGGGTGGAACgctgtactgaatttcaacttAGTACCAATCACTTTCTGTAATCCTTCCCAGAACTTACACGTGAATTTTGGGTCTATGTTCAAAACGAATGACCTTGGTACACCATGAAGTCTCACAATCTCTtgcacataaagctctgcatattGTTCTGTTGTAAATATTGTTCTGACAGGTACAAAGTGTGCCGACTTCATGAACCAATCAACGATTATCCAAACTGAATCATGTTGCTTTGTGGTTTTAGGTAACCCCACCATAAAGCCTAttttcccacttccattatggaatgTTTAACGGTTGTAACAAACCAGACAGTCTTTGGTGCTCTGCTTTAACTTGCTGGCACATGAGGCGCCTTGTGACATATtcaactacgtccttcttcatcccaggccactaaTGTAACATTTTCAAGTCTTGATACATTTTCATAGTCACTGGGTGTAAAAAATATGGAGTAGTGTGTGCCTCATCAAGAATCTCCTTTTTATCTTCTAGATCATCTGACACACATATTCATTCCTTATATCTCACTATTCCACATTTGCTGAGAGTAAAATATTTGCTACTCCCATCTTGGATTCCTTCTTTATACTTTTGTATTTGCGGATCTTTATCATGCCCTTCCGTAATTCTGTCCAACAAAGTTGAATGCAAAGTCAAATTTTCTAAACCCCCTAAGATAAACTCTATACCTGCTCGTTCTACTTCCTTCAACAACTTGGCATGTATATTTCTTATAGCCACTACTTGCCCTTGGCTTCTACGATTTAGGGCATCGGCTACCATATTCAcctttcccggatgatacaatatttcacaatcatagtccttgaCTAGTTCTAACCATTGCCGTTGCCTCATGTTTaactccttttgagtaaagaagtatttcaggcttttATGATCTATATAAATTTCacatttctccccataaagatagtgcCGCCATATCTTCAGTGCGAACACTACTGCTGCCAGTTCCAAGTCATGTGTCGGATATCgttgttcatattctttcaactgtgTAGATGCATATGATATCACCTTCTATGCTTGCATCAAAACACACCCTAGTCCCTGCTTCAACgaatcacaatataccacaaaattCTCATTATCTGTGGGTAGACTTAATACAGGTATCGTGATAAGGCTATCTTTCAACTCTTGAACGCTCCGTTCACAATCCTTCGTTCATACAAACTTGATACCCTTTTTGGTCTGTTCTGTCAAAGGCGTAGCAATCTTAGAAAACCTATTTACAAATTTTtggtaataccctgccaacccaagaaaacttctcaattctgaagcattctttggttgTGGCCAATCTTTTACAGCTTCGATCTTTACTAGATCCACTTTAATAccatccttactaacaatgtgtccTAATAAGGCCACTTGATTTAGCCAAAATTTTCACTTCTTGAATTTCGCGTACAGTTGATGTTCCCTCAACCTTTGCAGTGTTAATCTAAGATGTTCTTCGTGTTCCTCTTCAGTTTGCGAATAGATTAGAATGTCATCTATAAATACTATCACGAGCTTatccaaatagtctttgaagactctgttcataaggtccataaatgccgctggggcattagtaagtccaaaagacattaccaaaAATTCGTAGTGGCCGTACTTGGTACGAAATGCTGTCTTCGGAATGTCTCCTTCCTTCACCCTCAACTGGTGGTACCCCGACCTcaagtctatctttgagaacaccgcctttccttggagttgatcaaaaagaccgtctatccttggcaaagggtatttgttcttaatggtgaccttgttaagttctctataatcaatgcacatctacattgacccatccttcttctttacgaaTAACACTAGTGCTtcccatggtgagtaacttggCCTAATTAAACCTAGGTCAAGTAATTATAGTAGCTGAACCTTTAACTCCTTCAATTGAGTGGgcgccattctataaggtgctttCAAGATTGGCGCTGTTTCTAGTACTAGCTCGATCGTGAACTCAATGTCTCGCTGTGGTGGCAATCCTTGTAAGTATTATGGAAATACATCCAAGTAGTTGCATACTATTCTCGTGTCTTTCGGTCTTTGTGTCCCCATTTCTGCTGTATTAACCACACTTGCCAAAAATCCCATGCATCCATGTTGTAACATTTTCCCAGCTTCTAACACTGAAATGATGGGAATTCGTAGTCCTGTTGCTATTCCCATGAACGAAAAAGGCTCCTCTCCGTTAAGCTTAAACAACGTCATTTTCTTCTAGCAATCGATGGTAGCGTTGTACTTTGTCAGCCAATCAATCCCAAGGATTATGACAAAATCAGAcaaattgtagcgtcccaaatttgctaataaggcttagggcattgattagtgtgcctggagggcaataattgatttattatgttaatatgtgaattggatgattatgtgattagaaatgcatgtttaggtggattaaatatgcatgtgggccccttttggttattaggggcatatttgcaattttagcccgttgagggcatatatgcaatatttgtgtatattgtgattggtaccatgtgtgagtggtgttatatttgtgatgcacgatctgagacagttttAGGGAGAAGAttagctaaaagtcacaacgaggtcaaatacctggctcgggaggagcctaggggtattttgggaatataatgTGTTcagaatttattgagtaacgggtaaaagtttagtaattatttggaatGTCGAGATTAAATGGGACTTA
The Humulus lupulus chromosome 6, drHumLupu1.1, whole genome shotgun sequence DNA segment above includes these coding regions:
- the LOC133785330 gene encoding uncharacterized protein LOC133785330, with translation MIASRDRQKSYVDPKRRHIEFQVGHHVFLGVLPMKGIKRFGKKGMLSPRFVGPFEILERIGEVSYRLSMPLAFSGVHNIFHVSMLRKYVLDPSYILSYEALDMQPDLSYEEKPVKILDKKEKALRNKTIRLVKVLWKNGSTQDATWDLETDMREQYPELFR